A stretch of Lactuca sativa cultivar Salinas chromosome 6, Lsat_Salinas_v11, whole genome shotgun sequence DNA encodes these proteins:
- the LOC111895458 gene encoding protein ENHANCED DISEASE RESISTANCE 2-like — protein sequence MCSTKHKQKHRSSSAAYTVVDKASSAEEEDGDWRQEAINGGSLKLVDLDTGSNGWASPPGDLFSLRGSNYFTKKQKCPSGPWLLHPAGVDWLRSASKLDHVLSRADNRVMHALRKSQCEGSNTAKSFVLAVNLQVPGRDHHSAVFYFATDDPIPSGSLLYRFIHGDDAFRNQRFKIVNRIVKGPWIVKATVGNYSACLLGKALNCHYHSGPNYLEIDVDIGSSKVATAILRLALGCVTAVTIDMGFAVEAQEDEELPEKLFGAVRICQMEMSSATFVDTDTATNRPLIQTAHSNRVQASDLQDDDDDDDANINIEK from the coding sequence ATGTGTTCCACTAAGCATAAGCAAAAGCATAGGAGCTCCTCCGCCGCGTACACCGTCGTCGACAAGGCTTCCTCGGCCGAGGAGGAAGACGGAGACTGGAGGCAAGAAGCAATTAACGGTGGATCTCTCAAGCTTGTAGACCTCGATACTGGATCCAATGGTTGGGCATCCCCTCCCGGTGATCTATTCTCTCTCCGCGGCAGTAACTACTTCACCAAGAAGCAGAAGTGCCCCTCCGGTCCATGGCTCCTTCATCCTGCAGGTGTCGATTGGCTCCGTTCTGCATCTAAACTCGACCACGTCCTATCACGCGCCGACAACCGTGTGATGCACGCGCTTAGGAAGTCTCAGTGCGAAGGAAGCAACACTGCGAAGAGTTTCGTATTGGCCGTGAACTTACAGGTTCCAGGTAGGGATCATCATAGTGCTGTGTTCTACTTCGCAACAGACGATCCGATTCCCTCCGGTTCACTTCTCTATCGATTCATTCACGGAGACGACGCCTTCCGCAACCAGCGGTTTAAGATCGTGAACCGTATCGTCAAAGGGCCGTGGATCGTGAAAGCCACCGTCGGGAACTACTCCGCTTGCCTACTCGGAAAAGCCCTGAATTGCCACTACCACAGCGGCCCGAATTACCTAGAGATTGACGTCGACATCGGTAGCTCGAAGGTCGCCACTGCGATTTTGCGTTTGGCGTTGGGATGCGTGACGGCTGTGACAATCGATATGGGGTTTGCAGTTGAAGCTCAGGAAGACGAGGAATTACCGGAGAAGTTGTTTGGGGCAGTTAGGATATGTCAAATGGAGATGTCTTCTGCGACGTTCGTTGATACAGATACAGCAACAAATAGACCATTGATACAAACAGCTCACAGTAATCGTGTTCAAGCATCGGATCTGCAGGATGACGATGACGATGACGACGCGAATATTAATATTGAGAAATGA
- the LOC111895446 gene encoding uncharacterized protein LOC111895446 isoform X1 has protein sequence MTTATANHRNNSPPLTPDDIIRLAQYHTTAPLHPYLLSPTSHETLVSHLHTLPPSAVSEYTSSLLSLLSPSPSVSTLLTSLLNSYLILFTSNKIPHDRRSLKTLELFSPHLENIPINELQTISDTIVSSISQINRDPDEAQLLDLLPKCLHIIFNSNEIDKPQDSVDAVFDRILDCNWSRILLVKLVSIIHEFKFVGKGRGKLYAQKVFDNMHCVELQDLPSLVYQLLVLASKGFNKREIIEGIVMFFGTKMHSKKASSNIIREVEGTVLLHVNFAVKQDPSLGQEIMGLVRSNLQAVDHFVVGLLLSIARIRRYRENSMGTLKTALITAYKDYKFSRHCKWLPDDLKEEYLQNALLTEKAVLRIVNESNHGREHIVPSIVHLGFLFLESGEEMSHKELGNTGLIGSQELGIQMLKSLFEVHDMARNEIIEQCKFRILSLKPDQSLAIIRLLGNLVQNYPYPILEYVSHLKELLDYFGFMHSKVASHLINILVPLIKFSHNLQDYIILVVRKAMFRQEDQIRLAAAGAIIDLILADKKSKQNMPSSYQESSSQASSSQQPQITRGISNDLFKELSSLLQRCLYQQGKVKEVVYQGLVKLVLVDPLTAGEVFDFLWPHFLQFYKEDGELNIIQCIKTENNKACIVEPLDDLLSCVSWVLSLQPQEKSESWASFGFSLTQENEQAGGTVSGESFSNALSRIRKLLRNGNLEGQLGLDTPQEGETYKYSAKIMSGVIEVILNTLATELEKASNDTKIDLEKELIDLVDLHESLCTQNNGARKETPRSTAPDLTYKNESDNTKWCKETTTFMSTSSIHHLFQLYKSSNQHSKLFSFVLNATFCKIKSCSNVAKDDPLKGLMYGDIKILGPPLLKVITLLIHPDQKKKEAKGKKDEEDKKGLVLLALICLKELLTICSQSPEEMREIEDMLSDSLVEDEPLNIQREEVFITKIVKPLFSKLLQAKLFHEIEVLCDIAKIIGCKTIGDWAIRICETSNIANTKIAKNVVNLALSCTQAPNDLAVAQDMALELIKTTGSETYRIINNSTETVISSVILQFLESVLADMDRISMKMKTCFTSAYKGIQMDDNGIHKSHLTLEETLYQRAEAVMELLSSFVVMNLKDLQGEHVVRLAAKFYKNLARVSKFLIAPKGCKQILPSLKFQKLVEVTCKQLTGPLYIFMETMQQKQQASSRASKGILNKIKRENRCIPDLIFQIEDYEKYLILLGKACKMNLLRHAKRSTARDFRITGPQEHEHGNDQEHDEAAAQNDLVQDSENGEEDDALLPDTGTPFAAEDSEEDDSLIPRKKSRIVEDSDDEANIESA, from the exons ATGACGACCGCCACCGCCAACCACCGTAACAACTCACCGCCTCTCACCCCGGATGACATAATCCGCTTAGCTCAGTACCACACTACTGCACCGCTTCATCCTTACCTCCTCTCCCCAACTTCTCACGAAACCCTCGTCTCCCACCTCCACACTCTCCCTCCCTCCGCCGTCTCTGAATACACATcgtctctcctctctctcctctcGCCATCTCCTTCTGTATCTACCCTACTCACATCTCTTCTCAATTCCTACTTAATCCTCTTCACTTCCAACAAAATTCCCCATGATCGGCGGTCTCTTAAAACCCTGGAACTCTTCTCTCCCCATCTAGAGAACATCCCGATCAACGAACTACAAACAATCTCTGATACAATCGTTTCGAGTATCTCACAAATCAACAGAGATCCAGATGAAGCGCAGCTTCTCGACTTGCTTCCGAAGTGTCTTCACATCATATTTAACTCTAATGAGATCGATAAACCCCAGGATTCAGTTGATGCGGTATTTGATCGTATCCTAGATTGTAATTGGTCAAGGATTTTGTTAGTGAAACTGGTTTCTATCATTCACGAGTTCAAGTTTGTTGGTAAGGGAAGAGGTAAGCTGTATGCACAGAAGGTGTTTGACAATATGCATTGTGTTGAGCTGCAGGATCTTCCTTCATTAGTTTACCAGTTACTTGTTTTGGCTTCAAAAGGGTTCAACAAGAGGGAAATAATTGAAGGTATTGTTATGTTCTTTGGAACCAAAATGCATTCTAAAAAGGCGAGTTCTAATATCATCAGGGAAGTTGAAGGGACTGTACTGTTGCATGTCAATTTCGCTGTAAAGCAAGATCCTTCACTGGGGCAGGAAATTATGGGGCTTGTGAGGTCAAATCTTCAGGCAGTTGATCATTTTGTTGTTGGGCTATTGTTGTCAATAGCAAGAATTAGAAGGTACAGGGAGAACTCCATGGGAACACTGAAAACAGCTCTAATCACTGCTTATAAGGATTACAAATTTTCAAG ACATTGTAAATGGCTACCTGAtgacttaaaggaagagtatctACAAAATGCCCTATTGACAGAGAAAGCCGTGCTAAGAATT GTTAATGAGAGTAATCATGGAAGAGAACATATTGTTCCTAGCATAGTCCACTTGGGCTTTTTGTTTCTGGAATCAGGGGAGGAAATGAGCCATAAAGAACTTGGAAACACAGGTCTTATAGGTTCTCAAGAGCTTGGTATTCAAATGCTAAAAAGTTTATTTGAGGTTCATGATATGGCAAGAAATGAG ATTATTGAGCAATGTAAATTCCGAATCCTTTCTCTTAAGCCTGACCAAAGTTTAGCAATCATAAG GTTACTTGGTAACCTAGTTCAGAACTACCCATACCCCATATTAGAATATGTGTCACATCTGAAGGAATTGTTGGATTATTTTGGTTTTATGCACAGCAAAGTTGCTTCCCATTTGATTAACATTCTAGTGCCACTCATCAAGTTCAGTCATAACCTTCAG GACTACATAATCTTGGTGGTGCGCAAGGCTATGTTCAGACAAGAAGATCAAATCCGCTTAGCTGCAGCTGGAGCCATTATCGACTTAATTCTTGCAgacaaaaaatcaaaacaaaatatgCCATCTTCTTATCAAGAATCCTCTAGCCAAGCTAGCAGCAGTCAACAACCTCAAATAACCCGTGGAATTAGCAATGATCTTTTCAAAGAGCTCAGTAGTTTATTACAACGTTGCCTCTATCAACAG GGGAAAGTGAAAGAGGTTGTATACCAGGGACTTGTAAAGCTTGTGCTGGTTGATCCATTAACAGCAGGGGAAGTTTTTGATTTTCTATGGCCTCACTTTCTACAGTTTTACAAAGAA GATGGTGAACTTAATATAATCCAATGCATTAAGACTGAGAATAACAAAGCTTGTATAGTTGAACCACTTGATgatcttctatcttgtgtctcaTGGGTTCTTTCACTTCAGCCACAAGAAAAATCTGAATCATGGGCTTCTTTCGGGTTCTCACTTACACAGGAAAACGAG CAGGCAGGAGGAACAGTTTCTGGTGAGTCGTTTTCCAATGCTTTGTCAAGAATCCGGAAGCTTCTAAGAAATGGAAATTTGGAAGGACAGTTAGGTTTAGATACACCACAAGAAGGAGAGACATACAAATATAGTGCTAAGATTATGTCAGGTGTTATTGAGGTGATATTGAATACACTTGCTACTGAATTGGAAAAGGCAAGTAATGATACAAAGATTGATTTAGAGAAAGAGTTGATTGATCTTGTTGATCTACATGAGTCCTTATGTACACAAAACAATGGTGCTAGAAAAGAAACACCTCGGTCTACTGCTCCTGATCTAACATATAAAAATGAGTCAGATAACACAAAGTGGTGTAAAGAAACAACTACTTTCATGTCAACATCAAGCATTCATCACTTGTTTCAACTCTACAAGTCATCAAACCAACATTCTAAACTGTTCTCTTTTGTGTTAAATGCCACTTTTTGCAAGATCAAATCTTGTTCCAATGTGGCAAAAGATGATCCATTGAAGGGTTTGATGTATGGGGATATAAAGATCCTAGGTCCACCATTGTTGAAAGTGATCACGTTGCTCATTCACCCAGATCAAAAGAAAAAGGAAGCTAAAGGgaaaaaagatgaagaagataaAAAGGGTCTCGTTCTCTTGGCTCTAATTTGCTTGAAAGAACTGCTAACAATCTGTTCTCAAAGCCCAGAGGAAATGAGAGAAATTGAAGACATGTTGTCAGATTCTTTAGTTGAGGATGAACCACTGAACATTCAAAGGGAAGAAGTCTTCATTACAAAAATTGTTAAACCTCTGTTCTCTAAGCTTCTTCAAGCAaagttattccatgaaattgag GTGCTGTGTGATATTGCGAAGATTATTGGGTGTAAAACTATTGGTGATTGGGCAATAAGAATTTGTGAAACAAGTAATATAGCAAACACAAAGATTGCAAAAAATGTAGTGAATCTAGCACTATCGTGTACTCAAGCTCCAAATGATTTGGCTGTTGCTCAAGATATGGCACTGGAGTTGATAAAAACAACAGGATCAGAAACATACAGAATCATAAACAATTCAACAGAAACTGTTATATCATCAGTGATCCTACAGTTTCTTGAATCAGTTCTTGCTGACATGGATCGAATCAGTATGAAGATGAAAACATGTTTCACTAGTGCTTATAAAGGGATACAGATGGATGATAATGGGATACACAAGTCACATTTGACATTAGAAGAGACTCTGTACCAGAGGGCTGAAGCTGTCATGGAACTGTTATCTTCTTTTGTGGTGATGAACCTCAAAG ATCTTCAAGGTGAACATGTAGTGAGATTGGCTGCTAAATTCTACAAGAACTTAGCTAGGGTTTCAAAGTTTCTTATCGCACCTAAAGGTTGCAAGCAGATTTTACCAAGTCTCAAGTTTCAAAAACTTGTGGAAGTGACTTGTAAGCAGTTAACAGGTCCTTTGTACATTTTCATGGAAACAATGCAGCAG AAACAACAAGCCAGTAGCAGAGCAAGTAAAGGAATTTTAAACAAGATTAAAAGGGAGAACAGATGCATCCCAGATTTGATATTTCAGATAGAAGATTATGAGAAGTATCTGATTCTACTTGGCAAAGCTTGCAAGATGAACTTGTTGAGGCACGCAAAACGTAGCACTGCTAGAGATTTTAGAATAACCGGCccacaagaacatgaacatgggAATGATCAGGAACATGATGAAGCTGCTGCTCAAAATGATTTGGTACAAGACTCTGAAAATGGTGAAGAAGATGATGCATTATTACCTGACACAGGTACCCCATTTGCTGCAGAGGATTCGGAAGAAGATGACAGTTTGATTCCCAGAAAGAAGAGTAGAATTGTTGAAGATTCAGACGATGAAGCAAATATAGAGAGCGCTTAG
- the LOC111895446 gene encoding uncharacterized protein LOC111895446 isoform X2, which produces MTTATANHRNNSPPLTPDDIIRLAQYHTTAPLHPYLLSPTSHETLVSHLHTLPPSAVSEYTSSLLSLLSPSPSVSTLLTSLLNSYLILFTSNKIPHDRRSLKTLELFSPHLENIPINELQTISDTIVSSISQINRDPDEAQLLDLLPKCLHIIFNSNEIDKPQDSVDAVFDRILDCNWSRILLVKLVSIIHEFKFVGKGRGKLYAQKVFDNMHCVELQDLPSLVYQLLVLASKGFNKREIIEGIVMFFGTKMHSKKASSNIIREVEGTVLLHVNFAVKQDPSLGQEIMGLVRSNLQAVDHFVVGLLLSIARIRRYRENSMGTLKTALITAYKDYKFSRHCKWLPDDLKEEYLQNALLTEKAVLRIVNESNHGREHIVPSIVHLGFLFLESGEEMSHKELGNTGLIGSQELGIQMLKSLFEVHDMARNEIIEQCKFRILSLKPDQSLAIIRLLGNLVQNYPYPILEYVSHLKELLDYFGFMHSKVASHLINILVPLIKFSHNLQDYIILVVRKAMFRQEDQIRLAAAGAIIDLILADKKSKQNMPSSYQESSSQASSSQQPQITRGISNDLFKELSSLLQRCLYQQGKVKEVVYQGLVKLVLVDPLTAGEVFDFLWPHFLQFYKEDGELNIIQCIKTENNKACIVEPLDDLLSCVSWVLSLQPQEKSESWASFGFSLTQENEAGGTVSGESFSNALSRIRKLLRNGNLEGQLGLDTPQEGETYKYSAKIMSGVIEVILNTLATELEKASNDTKIDLEKELIDLVDLHESLCTQNNGARKETPRSTAPDLTYKNESDNTKWCKETTTFMSTSSIHHLFQLYKSSNQHSKLFSFVLNATFCKIKSCSNVAKDDPLKGLMYGDIKILGPPLLKVITLLIHPDQKKKEAKGKKDEEDKKGLVLLALICLKELLTICSQSPEEMREIEDMLSDSLVEDEPLNIQREEVFITKIVKPLFSKLLQAKLFHEIEVLCDIAKIIGCKTIGDWAIRICETSNIANTKIAKNVVNLALSCTQAPNDLAVAQDMALELIKTTGSETYRIINNSTETVISSVILQFLESVLADMDRISMKMKTCFTSAYKGIQMDDNGIHKSHLTLEETLYQRAEAVMELLSSFVVMNLKDLQGEHVVRLAAKFYKNLARVSKFLIAPKGCKQILPSLKFQKLVEVTCKQLTGPLYIFMETMQQKQQASSRASKGILNKIKRENRCIPDLIFQIEDYEKYLILLGKACKMNLLRHAKRSTARDFRITGPQEHEHGNDQEHDEAAAQNDLVQDSENGEEDDALLPDTGTPFAAEDSEEDDSLIPRKKSRIVEDSDDEANIESA; this is translated from the exons ATGACGACCGCCACCGCCAACCACCGTAACAACTCACCGCCTCTCACCCCGGATGACATAATCCGCTTAGCTCAGTACCACACTACTGCACCGCTTCATCCTTACCTCCTCTCCCCAACTTCTCACGAAACCCTCGTCTCCCACCTCCACACTCTCCCTCCCTCCGCCGTCTCTGAATACACATcgtctctcctctctctcctctcGCCATCTCCTTCTGTATCTACCCTACTCACATCTCTTCTCAATTCCTACTTAATCCTCTTCACTTCCAACAAAATTCCCCATGATCGGCGGTCTCTTAAAACCCTGGAACTCTTCTCTCCCCATCTAGAGAACATCCCGATCAACGAACTACAAACAATCTCTGATACAATCGTTTCGAGTATCTCACAAATCAACAGAGATCCAGATGAAGCGCAGCTTCTCGACTTGCTTCCGAAGTGTCTTCACATCATATTTAACTCTAATGAGATCGATAAACCCCAGGATTCAGTTGATGCGGTATTTGATCGTATCCTAGATTGTAATTGGTCAAGGATTTTGTTAGTGAAACTGGTTTCTATCATTCACGAGTTCAAGTTTGTTGGTAAGGGAAGAGGTAAGCTGTATGCACAGAAGGTGTTTGACAATATGCATTGTGTTGAGCTGCAGGATCTTCCTTCATTAGTTTACCAGTTACTTGTTTTGGCTTCAAAAGGGTTCAACAAGAGGGAAATAATTGAAGGTATTGTTATGTTCTTTGGAACCAAAATGCATTCTAAAAAGGCGAGTTCTAATATCATCAGGGAAGTTGAAGGGACTGTACTGTTGCATGTCAATTTCGCTGTAAAGCAAGATCCTTCACTGGGGCAGGAAATTATGGGGCTTGTGAGGTCAAATCTTCAGGCAGTTGATCATTTTGTTGTTGGGCTATTGTTGTCAATAGCAAGAATTAGAAGGTACAGGGAGAACTCCATGGGAACACTGAAAACAGCTCTAATCACTGCTTATAAGGATTACAAATTTTCAAG ACATTGTAAATGGCTACCTGAtgacttaaaggaagagtatctACAAAATGCCCTATTGACAGAGAAAGCCGTGCTAAGAATT GTTAATGAGAGTAATCATGGAAGAGAACATATTGTTCCTAGCATAGTCCACTTGGGCTTTTTGTTTCTGGAATCAGGGGAGGAAATGAGCCATAAAGAACTTGGAAACACAGGTCTTATAGGTTCTCAAGAGCTTGGTATTCAAATGCTAAAAAGTTTATTTGAGGTTCATGATATGGCAAGAAATGAG ATTATTGAGCAATGTAAATTCCGAATCCTTTCTCTTAAGCCTGACCAAAGTTTAGCAATCATAAG GTTACTTGGTAACCTAGTTCAGAACTACCCATACCCCATATTAGAATATGTGTCACATCTGAAGGAATTGTTGGATTATTTTGGTTTTATGCACAGCAAAGTTGCTTCCCATTTGATTAACATTCTAGTGCCACTCATCAAGTTCAGTCATAACCTTCAG GACTACATAATCTTGGTGGTGCGCAAGGCTATGTTCAGACAAGAAGATCAAATCCGCTTAGCTGCAGCTGGAGCCATTATCGACTTAATTCTTGCAgacaaaaaatcaaaacaaaatatgCCATCTTCTTATCAAGAATCCTCTAGCCAAGCTAGCAGCAGTCAACAACCTCAAATAACCCGTGGAATTAGCAATGATCTTTTCAAAGAGCTCAGTAGTTTATTACAACGTTGCCTCTATCAACAG GGGAAAGTGAAAGAGGTTGTATACCAGGGACTTGTAAAGCTTGTGCTGGTTGATCCATTAACAGCAGGGGAAGTTTTTGATTTTCTATGGCCTCACTTTCTACAGTTTTACAAAGAA GATGGTGAACTTAATATAATCCAATGCATTAAGACTGAGAATAACAAAGCTTGTATAGTTGAACCACTTGATgatcttctatcttgtgtctcaTGGGTTCTTTCACTTCAGCCACAAGAAAAATCTGAATCATGGGCTTCTTTCGGGTTCTCACTTACACAGGAAAACGAG GCAGGAGGAACAGTTTCTGGTGAGTCGTTTTCCAATGCTTTGTCAAGAATCCGGAAGCTTCTAAGAAATGGAAATTTGGAAGGACAGTTAGGTTTAGATACACCACAAGAAGGAGAGACATACAAATATAGTGCTAAGATTATGTCAGGTGTTATTGAGGTGATATTGAATACACTTGCTACTGAATTGGAAAAGGCAAGTAATGATACAAAGATTGATTTAGAGAAAGAGTTGATTGATCTTGTTGATCTACATGAGTCCTTATGTACACAAAACAATGGTGCTAGAAAAGAAACACCTCGGTCTACTGCTCCTGATCTAACATATAAAAATGAGTCAGATAACACAAAGTGGTGTAAAGAAACAACTACTTTCATGTCAACATCAAGCATTCATCACTTGTTTCAACTCTACAAGTCATCAAACCAACATTCTAAACTGTTCTCTTTTGTGTTAAATGCCACTTTTTGCAAGATCAAATCTTGTTCCAATGTGGCAAAAGATGATCCATTGAAGGGTTTGATGTATGGGGATATAAAGATCCTAGGTCCACCATTGTTGAAAGTGATCACGTTGCTCATTCACCCAGATCAAAAGAAAAAGGAAGCTAAAGGgaaaaaagatgaagaagataaAAAGGGTCTCGTTCTCTTGGCTCTAATTTGCTTGAAAGAACTGCTAACAATCTGTTCTCAAAGCCCAGAGGAAATGAGAGAAATTGAAGACATGTTGTCAGATTCTTTAGTTGAGGATGAACCACTGAACATTCAAAGGGAAGAAGTCTTCATTACAAAAATTGTTAAACCTCTGTTCTCTAAGCTTCTTCAAGCAaagttattccatgaaattgag GTGCTGTGTGATATTGCGAAGATTATTGGGTGTAAAACTATTGGTGATTGGGCAATAAGAATTTGTGAAACAAGTAATATAGCAAACACAAAGATTGCAAAAAATGTAGTGAATCTAGCACTATCGTGTACTCAAGCTCCAAATGATTTGGCTGTTGCTCAAGATATGGCACTGGAGTTGATAAAAACAACAGGATCAGAAACATACAGAATCATAAACAATTCAACAGAAACTGTTATATCATCAGTGATCCTACAGTTTCTTGAATCAGTTCTTGCTGACATGGATCGAATCAGTATGAAGATGAAAACATGTTTCACTAGTGCTTATAAAGGGATACAGATGGATGATAATGGGATACACAAGTCACATTTGACATTAGAAGAGACTCTGTACCAGAGGGCTGAAGCTGTCATGGAACTGTTATCTTCTTTTGTGGTGATGAACCTCAAAG ATCTTCAAGGTGAACATGTAGTGAGATTGGCTGCTAAATTCTACAAGAACTTAGCTAGGGTTTCAAAGTTTCTTATCGCACCTAAAGGTTGCAAGCAGATTTTACCAAGTCTCAAGTTTCAAAAACTTGTGGAAGTGACTTGTAAGCAGTTAACAGGTCCTTTGTACATTTTCATGGAAACAATGCAGCAG AAACAACAAGCCAGTAGCAGAGCAAGTAAAGGAATTTTAAACAAGATTAAAAGGGAGAACAGATGCATCCCAGATTTGATATTTCAGATAGAAGATTATGAGAAGTATCTGATTCTACTTGGCAAAGCTTGCAAGATGAACTTGTTGAGGCACGCAAAACGTAGCACTGCTAGAGATTTTAGAATAACCGGCccacaagaacatgaacatgggAATGATCAGGAACATGATGAAGCTGCTGCTCAAAATGATTTGGTACAAGACTCTGAAAATGGTGAAGAAGATGATGCATTATTACCTGACACAGGTACCCCATTTGCTGCAGAGGATTCGGAAGAAGATGACAGTTTGATTCCCAGAAAGAAGAGTAGAATTGTTGAAGATTCAGACGATGAAGCAAATATAGAGAGCGCTTAG